A single Anopheles maculipalpis chromosome 3RL, idAnoMacuDA_375_x, whole genome shotgun sequence DNA region contains:
- the LOC126563695 gene encoding protein LLP homolog: protein MTARSKGRRNKNNAIRRTKNKVKELKKLKKMLGFIEEDVGDGNLLDKIKDITEQKKQEEELELTKKEAMEELIKEETKEFVNHEKYVTVVNPKTNVKHVYNMKTKRDQFGQYPVWYNAKKERLKQRRREGKSVKRRQFRGHRLHFIDRASNWKALLSK, encoded by the exons ATGACCGCACGCAGTAAGGGTCggcgcaacaaaaacaacgccaTTCGCCGAACGAAAAACAAGGTAAAGGAGTTGAAAAAGCTGAAGAAAATGCTTGGCTTCATCGAGGAGGATGTGGGCGACGGGAACTTGTTGGACAAGATAAAGGATATTACCGAACAGAAGAAACAGGAAGAG GAATTGGAgctcacaaaaaaggaagcgatGGAGGAACTGATCAAAGAAGAAACTAAGGAGTTTGTCAACCACGAAAAGTACGTTACGGTGGTAAACCCGAAAACGAACGTCAAACACGTATACAACATGAAAACGAAGCGCGACCAATTTGGCCAATACCCGGTCTGGTACAACGCGAAGAAGGAACGCTTGAAGCAGCGGCGTCGTGAGGGTAAGAGCGTCAAGCGCAGACAGTTCCGTGGCCACCGTTTGCACTTTATCGACCGAGCGTCCAACTGGAAGGCACTGCTGTCGAAATAA
- the LOC126562646 gene encoding syntaxin-17 — MESNEVDEKIPLKLAQISIDKFNQTIPQYLTVLRNHKCNIEKAGSLNDWEKVKREQLNATRIVKQIRFMLVEIDKVRQRLRPTDYDRFDEGIETTKKNAFSSMAEYMAMQKTLRAQSARDYQQRQYGEGERSGDTNTQYPTGGRLTFVPQITSSYNMEEHELRQREECLRQMETLQHEMEDIQELYQKVHNLVHEQGETVTKVEENVDVAQIQVEAGVTALQKALAYKKAVYPLAGAFLGSCIGGPIGLVVGLKAGGLAALGGGLVGFASGKFIKNVDAIPESDEVDSNDSATEATAGDAPAEPGETQPIASKT, encoded by the exons atgGAATCGAACGAAGTGGACGAAAAAATCCCATTAAAGCTAGCGCAAATATCGATCGACAAGTTCAACCAGACGATCCCCCAGTACCTGACGGTGCTGCGAAACCACAAATGCAACATCGAAAAGGCAGGTTCGCTCAACGATTGGGAGAAGGTCAAGCGGGAACAGCTCAACGCAACGCGCATCGTGAAGCAGATACGGTTTATGCTGGTGGAAATAGATAAAGTGCGACAAAGGTTGCGACCGACAGATTATGACCGTTTCGATGAGGGTATCGAGACAACAAAGAAGAATGCGTTTAGCAGCATGGCGGAGTACATGG CAATGCAAAAAACATTACGTGCACAGTCCGCCCGAGACTATCAACAGCGACAGTACGGTGAGGGTGAACGATCCGGTGACACAAATACTCAGTACCCCACCGGTGGGCGGTTGACATTCGTTCCACAGATCACCAGCTCGTACAACATGGAGGAGCACGAGCTACGCCAAAGAGAAGAATGCCTTCGACAGATGGAAACTTTACAGCACGAAATGGAGGACATCCAGGAGCTGTACCAAAAGGTGCACAATTTAGTGCACGAACAAGGTGAAACAGTTACCAAGGTGGAGGAGAACGTGGATGTAGCACAGATCCAGGTCGAAGCAGGTGTGACGGCACTACAGAAAGCACTAGCGTACAAGAAAGCCGTCTACCCGCTGGCCGGAGCATTCCTTGGCTCTTGCATCGGTGGTCCAATCGGGCTGGTGGTGGGACTGAAGGCAGGTGGATTGGCCGCACTCGGAGGCGGATTGGTTGGCTTTGCCAGTGGGAAATTCATCAAAAACGTGGACGCTATCCCGGAAAGCGATGAGGTCGATTCGAACGATAGTGCCACGGAAGCGACAGCTGGTGATGCACCGGCCGAACCGGGCGAAACGCAACCGATTGCATCGAAAACTTGA
- the LOC126561111 gene encoding leucine-rich repeats and immunoglobulin-like domains protein 2, translating into MKTTQRCSFSSVKLYHDEVMQTEFFSQYPSKVTKVEFVRSSLAAIPPILFQTFLKLETVDAHNSHVERVYSNTFEDAKALKALSLRGNQITELLADAFYGANRLEWLDLSDNLIATVHSTAFRHLSNLKTLRLNDNHISHLHSTLFDELSEMERLELQENDLTTIGDLVFSGCPSLMFLNVSHNALKTFHLNKLDRRYNFDLIDVSHNHLEFVNIPGCLRQLYASKNDIHTVESSGTQSALVRLKLSRNKISSIADIPTFAKLTYLDMSYNRLNDFECSSMTRFPKLALLQLHGNQFDASQNQLLRITVSDLFDASERCVTADKIAEGSNHYCVRNRRDS; encoded by the exons ATGAAGACAACCCAACGCTGCAGCTTTAGCAGCGTCAAGTTGTACCACGATGAAGTAATGCAGACCGAATTTTTCAGCCAGTATCCGTCGAAAGTCACCAAGGTAGAGTTCGTGCGCTCCTCATTGGCAGCAATACCGCCGATTCTGTTCCAAACTTTCCTAAAGCTGGAAACAGTCGATGCACATAACAGTCATGTCGAGCGTGTGTATTCAAACACCTTTGAAGATGCAAAGGCGCTTAAAGCGTTGAGTCTGAGAGGAAACCAAATCACCGAATTGCTAGCCGATGCATTTTACGGTGCGAATCGTCTTGAATGGCTGGATCTTTCGGACAACTTGATCGCTACAGTTCACAGTACAGCGTTCAGGCATTTGTCTAATCTCAAGACCTTGAGACTGAACGACAACCATATCTCTCATCTGCATTCGACCTTGTTTGATGAGTTGTCCGAGATGGAAAGATTAGAGCTGCAGGAGAACGATCTGACAACGATTGGAGATCTAGTGTTCAGCGGGTGCCCTTCACTGATGTTCCTGAACGTATCGCACAACGCCCTGAAGACGTTCCATTTGAACAAGCTGGATCGTCGTTATAATTTCGATCTGATCGACGTCAGCCACAATCATCTCGAGTTTGTGAACATCCCTGGATGTCTTCGTCAACTATATGCATCCAAAAACGATATCCATACGGTGGAAAGTAGTGGAACTCAGTCGGCACTGGTTCGGCTCAAGCTGTCACGAAATAAGATTTCGAGCATTGCCGACATACCAACGTTTGCAAAGTTGACCTATCTCGATATGTCGTATAACAGACTTAATGACTTTGAGTGCAGTTCGATGACACGTTTTCCGAAGTTGGCGCTACTCCAGCTGCATGGCAATCAGTTTGACGCATCTCAA AACCAGCTGCTACGTATCACGGTCAGCGATTTGTTCGATGCCAGTGAGAGGTGCGTTACTGCAGATAAGATAGCTGAAGGGAGCAACCATTACTGTGTACGCAATCGTCGCGATTCGTAA
- the LOC126562256 gene encoding uncharacterized protein LOC126562256: protein MEGDARFVVDRSSDLEEQLEPGFQKAYTFSLPTVTRQMLWDYMLHLMKVVSGNESHLKALQSCTENNPEYGDDSVGCVQLRREDSYCTVKGQIHSIGPCDDGENMEIKIYSLTVAIDEEHHKVESVACDDCAELGFCQHTISFLLWLHTHDQPGTHQDVECFFRTPLATELEQLPGKPPLNKTKTKNFIREVVHGLQTEDIDCPLRWNFSSANKKFANLSIHELVICGVKNRYTVAQFFEHAQAVVASASGVLADKVKFQPRFHPWFQELRYGRITGAKVFECTQPTVSSELLHEKILGCNKEIDVQMQRKKLAIRQRLEKYTKRVYESPRITMNASFPIIFDVPDGICPQHVVEIKCPRSHDNMKKYVTSDGSLQEKYYLEMQVHMLMYGATSGVVCVADPNFETNNELFMHSFNLNKPFVMKKLQKALEYWENHVFPELMTSWSE from the exons atggAAGGAGATGCGCGCTTTGTAGTGGATCGGTCAAGCGATCTCGAGGAGCAGCTAGAGCCCGGTTTTCAGAAAGCGTACACTTTCAGCCTACCTACGGTAACGCGCCAGATGCTGTGGGACTACATGCTGCACCTGATGAAGGTGGTGTCCGGCAACGAAAGTCATCTGAAGGCACT TCAATCGTGTACGGAAAACAATCCCGAATACGGAGATGATTCGGTCGGATGCGTACAGCTGCGGAGGGAAGATTCCTACTGCACGGTGAAAGGCCAAATACATTCGATAGGTCCGTGTGACGATGGAGAAAATATGGAAATTAAAATCTACTCCCTGACGGTCGCGATAGACGAGGAGCACCATAAGGTGGAATCGGTCGCGTGCGATGATTGTGCGGAGCTGGGCTTCTGTCAGCACACGATCAGCTTTCTGCTGTGGCTGCACACGCACGACCAGCCCGGCACACACCAGGACGTGGAGTGTTTCTTCCGTACGCCGCTCGCAACCGAGCTGGAGCAGCTGCCGGGCAAACCACCGCTCAACAAGacgaaaaccaaaaactttATCCGCGAAGTCGTGCACGGGCTACAGACGGAAGATATCGACTGTCCGCTGAGGTGGAACTTTTCGTCCGCAAACAAAAAGTTTGCCAATTTGTCGATTCACGAGCTGGTCATCTGTGGTGTCAAGAACCGGTACACGGTGGCGCAGTTCTTCGAGCATGCGCAAGCAGTTGTAGCATCGGCTTCGGGCGTGCTGGCGGATAAGGTGAAATTTCAGCCCCGATTCCATCCCTGGTTCCAGGAGCTACGGTATGGGCGCATTACGGGAGCGAAGGTGTTCGAATGCACTCAGCCGACCGTCTCGTCGGAGTTGCTGCACGAGAAAATATTGGGCTGCAATAAGGAAATCGATGTGCAAATGCAGCGCAAAAAGCTGGCCATCCGTCAGCGGTTGGAAAAGTACACGAAGCGAGTGTACGAAAGCCCACGCATTACGATGAATGCCTCGTTTCCGATCATTTTCGACGTACCGGACGGTATCTGCCCACAGCACGTGGTGGAAATCAAGTGTCCGCGATCGCACGACAACATGAAGAAGTACGTGACGAGCGACGGGAGCCTGCAGGAGAAGTACTACCTGGAGATGCAGGTACACATGCTGATGTATGGAGCCACATCCGGCGTGGTTTGTGTGGCTGATCCGAACTTTGAGACGAACAACGAGCTGTTTATGCACTCGTTCAATCTCAACAAACCGTTTGTGATGAAGAAGCTGCAGAAAGCGCTCGAATACTGGGAGAACCATGTATTCCCGGAGCTCATGACCAGCTGGTCGGAGTAG
- the LOC126562306 gene encoding leucine-rich repeats and immunoglobulin-like domains protein 2, with translation MVKLCIVLVMVAAVLPQSVFSKKLSCRMEPNRSCSLIDIKLYADEVMHTEFVSPNPSTLTKVQFERSTLAAISPAMFQTFPKLDTVNASNSEIKRVYSNTFADARSLLSLYLRGNKINELPAEAFFGANRLEVLDVSHNGISTIHSTAFKRLRNLKTLKLNENSITQLDSNVFDDLSEMENLELQQNDLSTIGDLVFSGCPSLTTLNVSHNALKTFSMAQFERRYNFDLIDVSHNHLELVNIPASLRQLVATGNGIRTVESNAINGSALILLKMPQNKMTSVDEIPPFDKLITLDLSYNKIYEFDFSSIIRFPKLLLLKLDGNQLESVSNSLEKPLTHLKYVHLADNRFVHLDLNVMQAVPRVLKLDLRRNQLERITVTDLSDSFPVMVRLMLEGNRFRCEDNKQLIRELKGSITAYAMTRKDCRKNENLIEGICCS, from the exons ATGGTTAAGCTGTGCATAGTTTTGGT GATGGTAGCCGCCGTGCTACCTCAGAGCGTTTTTTCGAAAAAACTTTCCTGCAGGATGGAACCAAACCGAAGCTGCAGCCTTATTGACATCAAGCTGTACGCCGATGAAGTTATGCATACTGAATTTGTCAGCCCGAACCCGTCGACCCTCACCAAGGTGCAGTTCGAGCGCTCCACTTTGGCAGCAATCTCGCCGGCCATGTTCCAAACGTTCCCAAAGCTCGACACAGTTAACGCATCCAACAGCGAAATCAAGCGAGTATATTCGAACACCTTTGCCGATGCAAGATCGCTTCTGTCACTGTATCTGAGAGGCAACAAAATCAACGAATTGCCAGCTGAAGCATTTTTCGGTGCGAATCGTCTTGAAGTACTGGATGTTTCGCACAATGGGATTTCCACAATTCACAGTACAGCGTTCAAGCGATTGCGTAATTTAAAAACCTTGAAGCTGAACGAAAACAGTATCACGCAGCTGGATTCTAACGTGTTTGATGATTTGTCCGAGATGGAAAATTTAGAGCTGCAGCAGAATGATCTGTCAACGATTGGAGATCTAGTGTTCAGCGGGTGCCCTTCACTGACGACCCTGAACGTATCGCACAACGCCCTGAAGACGTTCAGTATGGCACAGTTCGAGCGTCGTTATAATTTCGATCTGATCGACGTCAGCCACAATCATCTCGAGCTAGTGAATATCCCTGCAAGCCTTCGTCAGCTGGTTGCAACCGGAAACGGCATTCGTACGGTGGAAAGTAATGCGATAAACGGGTCGGCACTGATTCTGCTCAAAATGCCACAGAACAAAATGACAAGCGTCGACGAGATACCACCATTCGATAAGCTGATCACTCTCGATCTGTCGTATAACAAAATTTATGAGTTTGACTTTAGTTCGATCATACGGTTTCcgaagctgttgctgctcaAGCTGGATGGCAATCAGCTTGAATCGGTGAGTAATAGTTTGGAAAAACCGCTGACACACCTGAAGTACGTCCATCTGGCCGATAATCGCTTCGTACATCTTGACCTGAACGTGATGCAAGCCGTGCCGCGTGTTTTGAAGCTAGATCTCCGTCGGAACCAGCTGGAACGGATCACGGTTACCGATTTGTCCGATTCATTCCCGGTGATGGTGCGTTTGATGTTGGAAGGCAATCGATTCCGTTGCGAAGACAACAAACAACTGATAAGAGAGCTGAAGGGTTCCATCACTGCGTACGCAATGACACGCAAGGATTGTCGCAAGAATGAGAATCTTATTGAGGGAATCTGTTGCTCGTAG